The region TCCTTGAGCCACTCCACCAGTGACGATCCCAGGTTGCGCAGCGTAAAGGACCGCGAAGGGTGCGCCTCAAGGTAGGCGCGCATCAGCTTCTCAAAGTTCCGGCTCCCCACGATCGACTTCAGGCCGGGAAAGTCTTCTTCGAATGAAGAAAAGAGACGGAACCAATACTGCCGGTTGTAGATCTCGAGCCGTTCAAAGGAACTGAGGCGGTCATTGGGCTTGATAAAGGAGGACGCCTCTTTATCGACGGAACGGTTTTCGGCATCGCGCCTGCGCATCTGTTCATCTCGCGTCAGCGGACGCATCACGGCTGCCGCCATGCGCCGTTGCAGCTCGTGCAGCTCCGGCGCGTTCATGCTGTTACCGCCAACGCGGGCTTTTCCTGAGGATTCAGATAGCGATTGGCCTTCAGGGCCTCTGCATGAACTTCCTCAAATGAGGGAATGGAGTCGTCCCATTCCAGCAGCGTCGCCGTTGGCCCGCAGCGTTCGATGGCCCGTGCGTACAACGCCCAGACCGGATCGAGGACCGGGTGATCGTGTGTATCGAGGATGTACTTTTCGAACTTCGAGTGGCCTGCAATATGGATCTGCGCGACACGCTCGGCGGGCACGCTGTTCACATACGTGAACGGATCGAAGTTGTGGTTCTGTGAAGAGACGTAGATATTGTTGACGTCCAGAAGAATGCCACAGTCGGCCTGCTCAACGACTTCGTTGAGAAACTCCCACTCCGTCATCTGCGAGACGTGAAACTCCGCATAGCTGGAGACGTTCTCGACAGCAATCGGAACTTCCAGAAAGTCCTGTATCTGGCGAATCTTCTCAGCCGTGACCTTAACGGCCTCAAACGTGTACGGCATGGGCAGCAGATCGTGGGTGTAGGTTCCATCGACTGACCCCCAGCACAGGTGATCGGACAGCCACGGCGTTTTGGTGCGGCGGACCAGCGACTTCAGCCGTCGCAGATGCTCGCGTGACGGGGGTTCCGCGGAACCGAAGTACATCGAGACCCCATGCTGCACAACGCGGTACTGCTCCAGGATGCTGTCGAGAACCGTCAGCGGGCGCCCGGCGTCGACCATGTAATTCTCTGAGATGATCTCGAACCAGTCGACGACCGGCTTCTTTTCCAGAATGTGGCGGTAGTGCGGAACGCGCAGTCCGATACCCACTCCGTAGTCGCTGAATCCGTTAAATCGATTTGCCGGCATTGCCTTAAACCTCGTGCAAACGTGCGCCCGGTGCTGTATCGCCGCCGCGATCGCCGCTTGCGCAGGCGATACAGCACACCGTTATCGCATTAGTGCTTCTTGGAGCCGTCGGTGGCGCAACCGCCCTTGCCCTTGCAGCTGTTCTTGCCCTTGCAGCCGTTGTCGCCAGCTTTGCATCCGCCCTTACCCTTACAGTCATTCTTCCCTTTACAGGAATGCTTGTCTGTATCCTGGGCCATCATCGATGAACCGAGCATAGCCTGTCCCATCTGAGCGCCATCGTGATTGATAGAGGCAGCGTGGATCGGAACGGCTGAGCCGCTCAGAAGTCCCGTTACGGCCGCACTTAACATCATTGCCTTGAAAGAGTTCTTCATGGAGTCTCCTTGAATTCAGGGGCAAGCTGCGTTCCCTGTATGACCCGTTAGATACGGGGTAAGCAGAAGGGTAACAGCTTTCAGGGGTTCAATTTGTTACGGAAATGTTCGAGGGCTGCTTTCTGAAGACGAGGGAGAGCATCCGTGCATCCAATGCGTTGTGGACGACTCGAAGCAACACACAAATAG is a window of Edaphobacter sp. 12200R-103 DNA encoding:
- a CDS encoding DUF692 domain-containing protein, with the protein product MPANRFNGFSDYGVGIGLRVPHYRHILEKKPVVDWFEIISENYMVDAGRPLTVLDSILEQYRVVQHGVSMYFGSAEPPSREHLRRLKSLVRRTKTPWLSDHLCWGSVDGTYTHDLLPMPYTFEAVKVTAEKIRQIQDFLEVPIAVENVSSYAEFHVSQMTEWEFLNEVVEQADCGILLDVNNIYVSSQNHNFDPFTYVNSVPAERVAQIHIAGHSKFEKYILDTHDHPVLDPVWALYARAIERCGPTATLLEWDDSIPSFEEVHAEALKANRYLNPQEKPALAVTA